The segment CTGAATGGTATCGGCAAAAGCAAGTTCAGCTCCAGCGCGATAGCCCATGACAAGTCCGTCTGCTGTTGCTCCATAGTGATTAGACGTTGGGAACCCCTGGTAATGCAGTCTGCCTGCACCGCCTGTTGCCAAAATAACGGTTTTAGCCCGAGCAATAGCGTACTCCTCAGTTTCCAAGTTGTACAAAACAGCACCAGCTGCTTTGCCATCCTTGTCAAGCAATAGTTCTACAGCAGCAGAAAATTCAACGATTTCAATACCTTGATTGTGAACCTCATCACGAATAACCCGCATAATTTCTGCACCTGAATAGTCAGCAGCGGCATGCATTCTTTTACGGGATGTCCCGCCGCCATGGGTCGTCACCATAGTACCGTCTGCCTCTTTGTCAAACATAGCGCCAAGTTCATTGAGCCATTTAATGGTGCCTGGCGCATCTTTAACAAGAGCACTGACAAGTTCTTTTTTATTAGTGAAATGGCCGCCACCCATGACATCAAGATAATGTTTAGCAGGTGAATCGCCTGGTTTATCAGCAGCCTGAATACCGCCTTCAGCCATCATGGTGTTCGCGTCACCCATCCGTAATTTTGTACTAATTAAGACCTTGGCACCCTGTTTATGTGCTTCAAGTGCTGCCGAAGCCCCGGCTCCACCGCCGCCAATAATGAGGACATCTACGTCATAATCCACTTTGGTTAAATCAAGGTTAACATTTTCTAGACGACTTTTGGCTTCAAGTAGATCAGCCAGTTCCAGAGGTACTTTCGATCCCTCGTTGGCACCTAGCGATAACGTTCGGAACCCACTAGCGCGATAATCAGGATGATATTTCTTCAATACTTGATCACGCTCATCCGGTGTCATGCGGGAATAATCATGGCCCAGTCGCTCAGGACGTGTGGCTTCTACCTTCTTAATAAGCTCTCTCATTTCTGCCGTATACATGAACATACCTCCTTAGTAAAAAGTAATGATTATTTTTCAATATCTCTGGCATTATATAATTCGGTTAACTCTTCCACACTTTTATTATTTAATTTCTCAATGGACTCATCATGCTGACCTGCTTCCATTTCGTTGACACGCTCAGTTAAATGCTTCGATTCAGGAGCAATGTATTTGCCTGTCAAACGACGGGCAAGCAGCCCTACTTGGTAATGCGTAATCCCAGCCGGACAGCGCGAAGCACAAATACCGCACATGACGCAGTCAAAAGATTCGTGTGCACATTTTTCGAGTTCGCCCCGCTGGGCATAACCAATATAACGCATCACGTTCAATTCCTGCGGACAGCCTTTTGTACAGGAGTTACATCCAATACATTTGTATATTTCAGGATAAAGCCTTCCCATCGTATCGGCAGTCGGTTCCAATTCATTGATGTCATAAGTTTCTTTATTCCCTGGGAAGAAGGGAAGTTGCGTCAAATACATGCCATCTTGAACTTTTGTTTGGCAGGCCAAACATACTTTGAGTTCCCGATCACCTTTAATTCTGTAGACGGTGGCACAAGCGCCGCAAAATCCCGAACGGCAGCCGCAGCCTCTAACAAGCTGATAGCCTGCATATTCCATTGAATCCATAATAGTCAAGCTCGCTGGTACCGGGTATTTCTTACCTAAAATATAGATATCAACCATTTCCTTGTCGGACATTTCCTAGGCCTCCTCAAAATTAGTATTCGTCAGGCAGTTCTTGCAGTTCATCACAACGAAATACAGGACCGTCTTTGCAGACATATTTATTGCCAATATTGCAACGACCACACTTGCCTACGCCGCATTTCATCTTTAATTCCAGTGTCGTATAAACTTGATCTTTTTTGAAGCCAAGCTCTTCCAAACCCTGTAAAACAAATTTAATCATAATGGGCGGCCCGCAGAGCAAGGCCACTTTACTTGTATGAAAGCCCAATTCTTTCACATAATTGGGTACAAAACCCACGTGTCCATCCCAGCCTTCAAAAGGTCTGTCAACTGTCAAATGAACGTTTGTATCCGGCCGGGTCGGCCAGTTTTCAAAAATTTCCTTGGTGTGTACGAGATCTTCCGGACTGCGGGCACCATAAACGATATCAATTTTGCCATAATCAGCACGATGATCCATGATGTAATTAATGACGGATCTGAGCGGAGCCAAACCAATACCACCGGCTATAAATAGCAGGTCCTTCCCTTTCAGCTCACTTTCCACAGGAAAATGGTTGCCATAAGGTCCGCGGATACCGATCTCACTGCCTACTTCCAGTTGATGAAGATATTCCGTTACTGTACCGCATCTTTTGATGCTGAACTCCATAAAATTCTGCTCAGTAGGCGACGATGTAATGGAAAAAATTGCTTCGCCTGTAGGCGGAACAGACAGCATGGCGCATTGGCCAGGCATAAAATCAAAACACTTGCCACCTGCTGGTTTTACAACACGAAAAGTCGTAACATCATTTGTATCTTGACGAATCGCTTCGATAACAGCAATTTCCGGTATTAAAGGATCGGCAGTTTTATTACACGTGCAGCTCATGCTTTTTCACCACCTAATTTTTTGATGACTTTGACAATATTCATATTGACTGGGCATTTATCCATACATCTGCCACAGCCTACACAGGCATAAACGCCCTCATTGTTGTTTGGATAATAGACCAGTTTATGCATAAAACGCTGCCGGAATTTTTCCTTTTGCGTTTTACGGGGATTGCCATGAGCCATAAGGGTAAATTCCGAAAACATACACGAATCCCAGCAACGGAAACGTTCGCCTGCTTTGCCGCCATCAAAATCGCGAATATCATAACAATGACAAGTCGGGCAAACATAGGTGCAAGAACCGCAGCCTAAACAGCGCGAGCTATATTCATCCCAGATTTTAGCGTCAAAGATTTCTTTCAGATCGCCCGTAATTTGTTTTGGATCTATCTTAGCTAACGGAAGGTCCTTAAGTTTCTGTTGAATGTCTTGCTGTAACTCTTGACAGTCTTGCTCGTCTTGTGCTAAAGCCTCTTCCAGTACACCATTCAGTTGATTAGTCAGTGACTCTCCTTTGGCTGTTTGCGGCTTCCATAACAGAAAAGTTCCCATATCCCAAGTAGCCACATCGACTCCCTGGGGTGCCTCTCCCGGTGTAATGCCAAAGGCCTGACAAAAACAAGTTTCTTCCGGATTGGAACAAGCCAGCGAAACCAGAATGCCCTTGTTTCTTCTTTCTTCATAGAAGCGATCAACAGGTTCAGTTAAAAAAACGTTGTCAATGAGAGCAAAGCTTTGGGCATCGCAAGGCCGTACGCCGAACAGTACATAAGGCGCCTGCTTCCCCCCCACATTCTCCAGACTTAATTTTTTGCCTGTTGTCTTAAATTTTAAATACGTTTCTGTTTGAGGGAACACGATCTGTTTCGGGGAAACATTGGTTTTCAAGTGATCTAAATTGACGTGCTCGCCTTCTTGCCACAAGGAAAAATTGACACTTTCCCCCTCTTGCTCAACAGGTACGAACAATTCATGCTCTTTCGCAATGATGGACCATACTTCAAATAATTTGCTTTTCGCTAGCTTTTTCATTTACTTCTCCCCCTGTCTATGTCCGTCAAAAGGATCTGTATCATCCAGCGTATACGTCACAAGCGGTGATTTGTCTGCCCCATCCACACCCGCCTCATATGTGCCATAGAGTTCATTCATATCTTTCATAATTTTATGGTTCAGCTTGTGAAGGGGAATTCCAACAGGACAGACACGGCTGCATTCGCCACAGTCAACACAACGGCCCGCTACATGGTAGGCGCGGATAATATGAAAAAACTGTTCTTCACTATCGACAGTAGCCTTACCTGATATTCCTGCCGCGACATTGTCAAAGACACATTTTTCGCAGCTACAGGCAGGACAGACATTGCGACAGGCATTACAGCGCAGACATTTTGAAAATTGTTTGGTCCAGTAATCATACCGCTCTTCAGGAGACAAGTTTTCAAGTGCCGAAACATCAGCAAACCGATCTTCATTAGATGTTTCTCGTACAATTTCTTCGCCGATGAGTTCTTGATAAACGACAGGATTGGGATAACGACAGCG is part of the Pelorhabdus rhamnosifermentans genome and harbors:
- a CDS encoding 4Fe-4S dicluster domain-containing protein — its product is MEKIAAKVREVAKQALASGAVTKILGWETGEFWYDASPVFITDEKAADSLIWDAFCVTNLSKYLIKELKTTQKIGVFLKGCDSLAFNQLLKDHRIDQEQVVIYGLPCPGMIDPEKVKKAGLHQGLLKVKRSGDELTFVTANGEKKVSSRSFDYDKCLRCRYPNPVVYQELIGEEIVRETSNEDRFADVSALENLSPEERYDYWTKQFSKCLRCNACRNVCPACSCEKCVFDNVAAGISGKATVDSEEQFFHIIRAYHVAGRCVDCGECSRVCPVGIPLHKLNHKIMKDMNELYGTYEAGVDGADKSPLVTYTLDDTDPFDGHRQGEK
- a CDS encoding FAD/NAD(P)-binding protein yields the protein MSCTCNKTADPLIPEIAVIEAIRQDTNDVTTFRVVKPAGGKCFDFMPGQCAMLSVPPTGEAIFSITSSPTEQNFMEFSIKRCGTVTEYLHQLEVGSEIGIRGPYGNHFPVESELKGKDLLFIAGGIGLAPLRSVINYIMDHRADYGKIDIVYGARSPEDLVHTKEIFENWPTRPDTNVHLTVDRPFEGWDGHVGFVPNYVKELGFHTSKVALLCGPPIMIKFVLQGLEELGFKKDQVYTTLELKMKCGVGKCGRCNIGNKYVCKDGPVFRCDELQELPDEY
- a CDS encoding FAD-dependent oxidoreductase; translation: MYTAEMRELIKKVEATRPERLGHDYSRMTPDERDQVLKKYHPDYRASGFRTLSLGANEGSKVPLELADLLEAKSRLENVNLDLTKVDYDVDVLIIGGGGAGASAALEAHKQGAKVLISTKLRMGDANTMMAEGGIQAADKPGDSPAKHYLDVMGGGHFTNKKELVSALVKDAPGTIKWLNELGAMFDKEADGTMVTTHGGGTSRKRMHAAADYSGAEIMRVIRDEVHNQGIEIVEFSAAVELLLDKDGKAAGAVLYNLETEEYAIARAKTVILATGGAGRLHYQGFPTSNHYGATADGLVMGYRAGAELAFADTIQYHPTGVAFPPQNFGALVTEKVRSLGATPVNIDGNQFVFHLETRDVEAAAIIRECADKNKGIETPTGVKAVWLDTPLIELIHGEGTIEKRIPGMFRMYKKFDIDMRKEPILVYPTLHYQNGGLLINEHGQTKVENLYVAGECAGGVHGNNRLMGNSLLDILVFGRRAGSHAGAHSKTVEGKALSLDHVKKYHQSLKNHGVKTDRISPMLLPHYTHGRENDK
- a CDS encoding 4Fe-4S dicluster domain-containing protein is translated as MSDKEMVDIYILGKKYPVPASLTIMDSMEYAGYQLVRGCGCRSGFCGACATVYRIKGDRELKVCLACQTKVQDGMYLTQLPFFPGNKETYDINELEPTADTMGRLYPEIYKCIGCNSCTKGCPQELNVMRYIGYAQRGELEKCAHESFDCVMCGICASRCPAGITHYQVGLLARRLTGKYIAPESKHLTERVNEMEAGQHDESIEKLNNKSVEELTELYNARDIEK
- a CDS encoding 4Fe-4S dicluster domain-containing protein is translated as MKKLAKSKLFEVWSIIAKEHELFVPVEQEGESVNFSLWQEGEHVNLDHLKTNVSPKQIVFPQTETYLKFKTTGKKLSLENVGGKQAPYVLFGVRPCDAQSFALIDNVFLTEPVDRFYEERRNKGILVSLACSNPEETCFCQAFGITPGEAPQGVDVATWDMGTFLLWKPQTAKGESLTNQLNGVLEEALAQDEQDCQELQQDIQQKLKDLPLAKIDPKQITGDLKEIFDAKIWDEYSSRCLGCGSCTYVCPTCHCYDIRDFDGGKAGERFRCWDSCMFSEFTLMAHGNPRKTQKEKFRQRFMHKLVYYPNNNEGVYACVGCGRCMDKCPVNMNIVKVIKKLGGEKA